A single region of the Micropterus dolomieu isolate WLL.071019.BEF.003 ecotype Adirondacks linkage group LG18, ASM2129224v1, whole genome shotgun sequence genome encodes:
- the rbbp5 gene encoding retinoblastoma-binding protein 5 isoform X1, whose protein sequence is MKLQDFSHKLLMDNFLLLSESFGQNYPEEADGTLDCISMALTCTFNRWGTLLAVGCNDGRIVIWDFLTRGIAKIISAHIHPVCSLCWSRDGHKLVSASTDNIVSQWDVLSGDCDQRFRFPSPILKLQCHPRDMDKVLVCPMKSAPVLLTLSDSKHVVLPVDDDSDLNVVAAFDRRGEYIYTGNAKGKILVLNTNTQELVASFRVTTGTSNTTAIKSIEFARKGSCFLINTADRIIRVYDGREILTCGRDGEPEPMQKLQDLVNRTPWKRCCFSGDGEYIVAGSARQHALYIWEKSIGNLVKILHGTRGELLLDVAWHPVRPIIASISSGVVSIWAQNQVENWSAFAPDFKELDENVEYEERESEFDIEDEDKSEPEQTGADAAEDEEVDVTTVDPIVAFCSSDEELEDYKALLYLPIAPEVEDPEENPFGPPPDASVQASAPEDALAGGDKKQRQPSSEGGPAKKKARTTTIELQGVPSDEVHPLLGVKGDGKSKKKTAGRPKGSKGKDKDFPFRPKPYRGERPSFPMETLGSSGPGGGGGGGGGGGGMKGRAEGGLATAGSLVSQSYKQHDVGGMD, encoded by the exons ATGAAACTTCAAGATTTCTCTCACAAATTACTCATGGATAATTTCCTGCTTCTTTCTG AATCGTTCGGGCAGAACTATCCAGAG GAGGCAGATGGCACCCTGGACTGTATCAGCATGGCCCTCACCTGCACCTTCAACCGGTGGGGCACCCTGCTGGCTGTGGGCTGTAACGACGGCCGCATCGTCATCTGGGACTTCCTCACACGGGGCATCGCCAAAATCATCAGCGCACACATCCACCCAGTCTGCTCTTTATG cTGGAGTCGAGATGGTCACAAGCTGGTGAGTGCCTCCACGGACAACATTGTCTCGCAGTGGGACGTCCTGTCGGGAGACTGTGACCAGAGGTTCCGCTTCCCCTCACCCATCCTGAAACTGCAGTGCCACCCCAGAGACAT ggACAAGGTTCTGGTGTGTCCCATGAAGTCAGCCCCGGTCCTGCTGACTCTGTCAGACTCCAAACATGTTGTCCTGCCTGTAGATGACGACTCAGACCTGAATGTGGTGGCGGCCTTTGACAGGCGGGGGGAGTACATCTACACTGGCAATGCCAAAGGAAAG ATTCTGGTGTTGAACACAAACACTCAGGAGCTGGTAGCTTCCTTCAGAGTGACAACTGGCACTAGCAACACCACTGCCATCAAATCAATTGAATTTGCACGCAAGGGCAG TTGTTTCCTCATAAACACAGCAGACCGGATCATCAGGGTGTATGATGGCAGGGAGATACTAACCTGTGGCCGAGACGGTGAGCCTGAACCCATGCAGAAACTACAGGACCTGGTCAACAG GACTCCGTGGAAGCGCTGCTGTTTCTCTGGTGATGGTGAGTACATTGTGGCTGGATCAGCCAGGCAGCACGCTCTCTACATCTGGGAGAAGAGCATTGGCAACCTGGTGAAGATCCTGCATGGAACTAGAGGAGAGTTGCTGCTGGATGTCGCT TGGCATCCTGTGCGTCCGATTATTGCCTCCATCTCCAGTGGAGTGGTGTCCATCTGGGCTCAGAACCAAGTG GAAAACTGGAGCGCTTTTGCTCCAGACTTTAAGGAGCTGGATGAAAATGTGGAGTATGAGGAGCGAGAGTCAGAATTCGACATTGAGGACGAAGACAAGAGTGAACCCGAGCAGACAG GTGCAGATGCTGCAGAGGATGAAGAGGTGGATGTCACCACTGTTGACCCCATAGTTGCTTTTTGCAGCAG TGATGAGGAGCTGGAGGACTATAAAGCCCTACTCTACCTGCCCATTGCCCCTGAAGTCGAAGACCCAGAGGAAAACCCTTTCGGCCCCCCGCCGGATGCCTCGGTCCAGGCTTCTGCTCCAGAGGACGCGTTGGCTGGTGGAGACAAGAAGCAGCGACAACCTTCGTCTGAAGGAGGCCCGGCCAAGAAGAAGGCTCGTACCACCACCATTGAACTGCAGGGGGTGCCCAGTGATG aGGTGCACCCCCTACTGGGTGTGAAGGGGGATGGCAAGTCCAAGAAGAAGACAGCAGGCCGGCCCAAAGGCTCCAaaggtaaagacaaagactTCCCCTTCAGGCCCAAGCCCTACAGGGGCGAGCGGCCCTCCTTCCCCATGGAGACCCTGGGCAGCTCTGgcccaggaggaggaggaggaggaggaggaggaggaggagggatgaagggCAGAGCAGAGGGGGGCCTGGCCACAG CAGGGAGTCTGGTCTCACAGTCGTACAAACAACATGACGTTGGAGGGATGGACTGA